From Paenibacillus sp.:
AAGGCGAATTGAGGCATATATTCACTTTTATAACCACGACCGGCCTCAGAGAAAGCTAAAAAAACTGACACCTGTAGAGTACAGGTGCCAGTTCTCAGCATAGGGTCTTATTTAACTGTCCACTAAAATGGGTCTTGACCAGTATTGCGGGGGTGGCGTTTTTTCGACTCCGGCTCGGAAGCGGACCACGCAACTTCACGGGGACCGGGTGCGTTAATGTTGTAGGGATCATGCACGATCGAAAAGGAGGATGCCGCGATGAGGAGATTGTGCCTCGTGGTGGGGGTGGCCGTCCTGGCATTGTCGTCGTTCGGCTGTTCGCGCTCGGCGGAGTCGGCGCAAGTCATCGTCAGCTCGAGCGTGACGGAATCGCTGCAGACCGCGTCGAATCATGGGCAAGGCAAGAAGCTGTACTACAGCGTGACGCTCAGGAACAATGCGGGGAAACCGCTAGAAGTCGATCGGGCGGAACCGGTGCTTCAAAAGGAAATTTCCGAAAAAGCGAGCGCACCTGCGCCCGCGCAACCGATCGGCGGAACGATCGACAGAGGCCAAGAATGGACGGTCGACGGCGAAATCACTTTCGAATCGGATGCATTCTCCCTGCCGTTAGGCGAATATTTGCAAGGGGTCCGGGTTTACTTTCGGGACGGAACCTCATATTTTGTAGAAACTTGATCCGAACAGTACCGTACCCGTAACCGACCGCCGATTGCTGTCGAACGGCACAGTATTTCCCCGGAAATCGACAGGAAGTGCTTTATCGACTCGAAAAACGGTTACAAGCGGTCGTGCGTCGTTTACAATAAAGGGGCAGGACGTTCCAAGAACTTCCGAGACCGAGACAACAAGCCGAGAGGTGAGCCGATTGAAAGTCCGTCACGCTGCAACATGGTTGCTCTTATTATCCTTAACGATTCCGCTGGCAGCGGGCTGCGCACAGCAGAAGACCGTCGCGCCTGTTGTGGAAGATCCGGTTCCGACAGACCCGCTGCAAGAGGAAGCGGAAGTCGAGGAAGAACTTATTGCCCCTTATACATATCCCTTGACCGGGGTGCCGACCGAAGAACTAGTGACCGAGCGGCCGATTGTCGTCATGGTCGAAAATTCGCCCGCCGCGCGGCCGCAAACCGGACTGCACGAGGCGGATCTCGTGTACGAGGTGCTGGCCGAAGGCGACATTACGCGATTCATCGCCGTGTACCATAGCGTGAAGTCGGAGGAAATCGGGCCGGTGCGCAGCATCCGCCCGTATTTCGTGCAGCTCGGTTGGGCGCTGGACGGCATTCTCGTCCATGCGGGCTGGAGCCAAGAAGCGATGAACCTCATGGCGAAGCATAAGCTGAACCATTTGGACCAAGTGTACGGCGATCATGACTACTATTGGCGGGACAAGTCCCGCAAAGCGCCGCACAACCTATATACCAGCACCGAGTTGGTGCGTAAAGGCGCCGAAGCGCGCAAGTTCCGCGACGAATGGGAGAAGCAGCCGATCCTCACGTTCGCGGGCGCAGACGCGGGGGAACCCGCCGGGGATCCGGCGCCGTCCGTCACGATTCCGTATATTGGGGGCTACACGGTCGGGTATACCTATGACGAAGCTGCGAAAACGTACTTACGCTCCATGAAGGGCGAGCCGCACAACGACAAGAAGACGGGCGAGCGGCTGACGGCGACGAACGTGATGATCGTCGAGGCGAAGCACCGCATCGTCGACAGCGTCGGACGCCGGGAGGTGGACGTGTTCGGGCCGGGCAAAGGGTTTTTGCTGCAGGGCGGCAAAAAGCG
This genomic window contains:
- a CDS encoding IS3 family transposase, whose product is MEAYIHFYNHDRPQRKLKKLTPVEYRCQFSA
- a CDS encoding DUF3048 domain-containing protein, with amino-acid sequence MKVRHAATWLLLLSLTIPLAAGCAQQKTVAPVVEDPVPTDPLQEEAEVEEELIAPYTYPLTGVPTEELVTERPIVVMVENSPAARPQTGLHEADLVYEVLAEGDITRFIAVYHSVKSEEIGPVRSIRPYFVQLGWALDGILVHAGWSQEAMNLMAKHKLNHLDQVYGDHDYYWRDKSRKAPHNLYTSTELVRKGAEARKFRDEWEKQPILTFAGADAGEPAGDPAPSVTIPYIGGYTVGYTYDEAAKTYLRSMKGEPHNDKKTGERLTATNVMIVEAKHRIVDSVGRREVDVFGPGKGFLLQGGKKRDIVWELKNGVIRAYEKEGALTDIPLLPGKTWIQIVPDAGRVTFGEDA